The Ptychodera flava strain L36383 chromosome 3, AS_Pfla_20210202, whole genome shotgun sequence region ggtaattttcaaaaattaaaagatgTTATAAACTACTCACTGTGAACACAGAATTTGTATGAggtttttttcatattgtttgatTTCACCAGCTATGTTGCATGCTGGTATAGATGAACATCAGACAAACATATTTCTGACCACTGTGGTGTTGAATGTAAAAGGAGTCCACCTCAAGTCTCTCAAGAAGAAGGGAAGGGAAGTACATGTAGGAAGAAGCATTGAAAAGACGGCAAAATATGGTGTGAAGCAAGCTTTGAAGGAAAAGAAGCTGCTGCTAGGTATGGTTTTAATGTAACACCGCATTtttacatgtatgaaatgcaagCTGTAATATATCTCTGCCTAACAGTAAGAGAGGTGAAATTGTATCTATATGGATAGGTTTTTACAACCTCtgcatatttttaaataaataaacaaacttgGTGTTTAAGAGAATGAAATAACTTTACTGCAATGATCATAAAATCCTTGAGATAATTTCTCGTCTAAATTCTAGATATGATTTACTTCATCAAGATCAAAACATAATGGTCTGAATGTGCATATGAAAACAGCTGATTTTGACTCATCTTGATTATTTTGTCTTGTGAACAGAATTGCAGCACATGAAttacattcatttatttttgccatttacatGTGGTGAATCTATATTACTTTCTTTCCTAGTAAAGAAAATTCAAATGGGATACTTGCAACAGTTGATGGGGCATGGCAGAAGCAAAGCAGAGGAAAGTGTTATAATAGTCTATCAGGTTAGTAATGATGActtaaaaggacaaagtcggccatttttcatgaattttgtttgatgcaagatataacttatattgtttgacttgttgaaagatactgaatgaatgggtgaccatgcatatatttgaccccagttttaggcaaattaaatgaaaccatggccaaaattgaattaatggtcatggccattaattcattttcatgaatgtGATGGTTTTATTTATCGTATCTAAactggggtcaaatatatgaatgttcacccattcattcagtatctttcaacatgtcaaacaatatcagtatctcatatcaaacaaaattcatgaataaGGGCTGACTTTGCCCCTTTAAATATTATGTCCTGCAAATGCGTGTTTCAGAATAATGAATTGTTGTCCActgtaacatacatgtac contains the following coding sequences:
- the LOC139130226 gene encoding uncharacterized protein; this translates as MLHAGIDEHQTNIFLTTVVLNVKGVHLKSLKKKGREVHVGRSIEKTAKYGVKQALKEKKLLLVKKIQMGYLQQLMGHGRSKAEESVIIVYQVHRSADLSRGGFTTSHAVKLNKVHR